One genomic region from Trueperaceae bacterium encodes:
- a CDS encoding dipeptidase has protein sequence MIPVFDGHNDTLLALHDDPDRAFDDAGGVGHVDRARARAGGFAGGLFAMFAPNRDPLAHVPSDDPAVRPPYGPLDGGAALRTTLRLFARLQRLEAEGQLRIVADADGIEAAMADGVLAALPHVEGAEAITDLEVLEVLHRAGLRSLGLTWSRPNAFASGVPFAFPGTPDVGPGLTAAGRALVREAERLRVIVDVSHLNEAGFWDVLDASERPVVASHSNVHRLCPSPRNLTDAQLDALAERDGLVGLNFAVAFLREDGAHEADTPLDVLARHLDALLERLGEDRVAFGSDFDGARVPDAIHDVAGLPRLLEALREHGYGDALLHKIAHRNWVALIRRVQEG, from the coding sequence ATGATTCCGGTCTTCGACGGTCACAACGACACCCTGTTGGCGCTCCACGACGATCCCGACCGCGCGTTCGACGACGCGGGCGGCGTCGGCCACGTCGATCGGGCGCGGGCGCGCGCCGGCGGGTTCGCCGGGGGGCTGTTCGCGATGTTCGCTCCGAACCGCGATCCGTTGGCGCACGTCCCGTCGGACGATCCCGCCGTCCGCCCGCCCTACGGTCCGCTGGACGGCGGGGCGGCGTTGCGGACGACGTTGCGGCTGTTCGCCCGGTTGCAGCGGCTCGAGGCGGAGGGGCAGCTGCGGATCGTGGCGGACGCCGACGGCATCGAGGCGGCGATGGCGGACGGCGTGCTGGCCGCACTGCCGCACGTCGAGGGGGCCGAAGCGATCACCGACCTGGAGGTCCTCGAGGTCCTCCACCGGGCGGGCTTGCGCTCGCTCGGGCTGACGTGGAGCCGCCCGAACGCGTTCGCGTCGGGCGTGCCGTTCGCGTTCCCCGGCACGCCGGACGTCGGGCCCGGCCTGACCGCGGCGGGGCGGGCCCTGGTGCGGGAGGCGGAGCGCTTGCGGGTGATCGTGGACGTCTCGCACCTGAACGAGGCGGGCTTTTGGGACGTGCTGGACGCGAGCGAGCGACCGGTCGTCGCGTCGCACTCGAACGTGCACCGCCTGTGCCCCAGCCCGCGGAACCTGACCGACGCGCAGCTCGATGCGCTCGCCGAACGCGACGGCCTCGTGGGCCTCAACTTCGCCGTGGCGTTCCTCCGCGAGGACGGGGCGCACGAGGCGGACACGCCGCTGGACGTGCTCGCGCGGCACCTGGACGCGTTGCTGGAGCGCCTCGGCGAGGACCGCGTGGCGTTCGGGTCGGACTTCGACGGGGCGCGGGTGCCCGACGCGATCCACGACGTCGCGGGGCTCCCCCGGCTGCTCGAGGCGCTGCGCGAGCACGGGTACGGCGACGCGCTGCTGCACAAGATCGCGCACCGGAATTGGGTCGCCCTGATTCGGCGGGTGCAGGAGGGCTGA